Proteins encoded in a region of the Pseudomonas denitrificans (nom. rej.) genome:
- the hrpA gene encoding ATP-dependent RNA helicase HrpA — translation MTTDSTPTPEQLLQRMDHAMIRDRHRLRRQLHELRKHPDEAKLAQWAERFQASCAKAEARRASIPKIRYDDSLPIAAKRDEIKAALEKSQVVVIAGETGSGKTTQLPKICLELGRGTHGLIGHTQPRRLAARSVATRVAEEIGTPLGSLVGYQVRFEDQSDDSTLIKLMTDGILLAETQHDRYLERYDTIIVDEAHERSLNIDFLLGFLKTLLHRRPDLKLIITSATIDLERFSKHFGDAPIVEVSGRTYPVDTWYRPLAAEVDEDGEALFDDLSVDQGILRALDEIAAHEREIGKRPGDVLVFLPGEREIRDAADMLRKANLRHTEVLPLYARLTPAEQQKIFAPMPGRKIVLATNVAETSLTVPGIRYVIDSGTARISRYSYRAKVQRLPIEAVSQASANQRKGRCGRVEPGICVRLYSEEDFNGRPAFTDPEILRTNLAAVILQMLHLRLGDIEAFPFIEPPDGKAINDGFTLLQELSAVNREGQLAPLGRQLARLPIDPRLGRMLLEAAQLGSLPEVLTVASALSVQDPRERPMDRQQAADQAHAQWKDPDSDFAALINLWRGFEEQRQALGSNPLRNWCRKNFLNYLRLREWRDAHRQLTLICRELQLPFGSKSDGAQRKNEPARAQATQHDNRGRQPVAKADEPKARDIDYAAVHKAILSGLLSQIGQKAEEGDYLGARQRRFWIHPSSVIGRKKPQWIMAAELVETTKLFARMVAKIEPDWLEPLAGHLVKKNYLEPHWEKRRGQVVAYEQVTLYGLIIIGRRPVNYGPIDAPVSREMFIREALVRGEINSRAKCLAANRQLLEKLDELEAKARRRDILADEETLFAYYDERLPADICQSASFEKWYEREHKQQPDLLIMREEDVLARDASEVTAGLYPDRLRLGDLQLPLTYHFEPGHVRDGVTVRVPAPLLPQLPAERLEWLVPGLLEAKCIELVRSLPKAIRKNFVPVPDFVRAALGKMVFAEGGLSESLGRELQRMTGSRVPEEAWAEAETQVESHLRMNIEVVDARGKFLGEGRDLVELTARFAEASQAALAIPQADKPQKPVEAKGFGEVAEKLQQKVAGLSMTVYPALVEEAGVVKENRFPTQAEADYQHRRALQRLLLQQLAEPAKFLRSKLPGQTDMGLLYRELGRVESLVEDILLASLESAILDGESNLPRDGAGLASLAEKKRGAWTEHAERIARLTLEILKLWHGLQKRFKGKVDLAMTVPLNDVKGQLAKLVYPGFVRDTPLEWLKEYPRYLKAVEQRLDKVAGQVQRDRVWSGEMAGYWEQYSARLAKHAQEGKRDPELVMYRWMLEEYRVSLFAQQLGTKVPVSDKRLSKQWSQVEA, via the coding sequence ATGACCACAGACAGTACGCCGACCCCCGAACAGCTCCTGCAGCGCATGGATCACGCGATGATCCGCGACCGCCATCGCCTGCGCCGGCAGCTCCACGAACTGCGCAAGCACCCCGACGAGGCCAAGCTCGCCCAGTGGGCCGAGCGCTTCCAGGCCTCCTGCGCCAAGGCCGAGGCACGTCGTGCGAGCATCCCGAAGATCCGCTACGACGACAGCCTGCCCATCGCCGCCAAGCGCGACGAGATCAAGGCCGCGCTGGAAAAGAGCCAGGTGGTGGTGATCGCCGGCGAGACCGGCTCGGGCAAGACCACCCAGCTGCCGAAGATCTGCCTGGAGCTGGGCCGTGGCACCCATGGCCTGATCGGCCACACCCAGCCGCGCCGGCTCGCCGCGCGCAGCGTGGCGACCCGCGTTGCCGAGGAGATCGGCACGCCGCTGGGTTCGCTGGTTGGCTACCAGGTGCGTTTCGAAGACCAGAGCGACGACAGCACGCTGATCAAGCTGATGACCGACGGCATCCTGCTGGCCGAGACCCAGCATGACCGTTACCTCGAGCGCTACGACACGATCATCGTCGACGAAGCCCACGAACGCAGCCTGAACATCGACTTCCTGCTCGGCTTCCTGAAAACCCTGCTGCACCGCCGGCCGGACCTGAAGCTGATCATCACGTCGGCGACCATCGACCTGGAACGCTTCTCCAAACACTTTGGCGATGCGCCCATCGTCGAGGTCTCGGGGCGCACCTACCCGGTGGACACCTGGTACCGCCCGCTGGCGGCGGAAGTAGACGAGGACGGCGAAGCGCTGTTCGACGACCTCTCCGTGGACCAGGGCATCCTCCGCGCGCTGGACGAGATCGCCGCCCACGAGCGCGAAATCGGCAAGCGCCCCGGCGACGTGCTGGTGTTCCTCCCCGGTGAGCGCGAGATTCGCGACGCCGCCGACATGCTGCGCAAGGCCAACCTGCGCCACACCGAAGTGCTGCCGCTCTATGCGCGGCTGACACCGGCCGAGCAGCAGAAGATCTTCGCGCCCATGCCGGGGCGCAAGATCGTGCTCGCCACCAACGTCGCGGAAACCTCGCTGACGGTGCCGGGCATCCGCTACGTGATCGACAGCGGCACCGCGCGGATCAGCCGCTACAGCTATCGCGCCAAGGTCCAGCGCCTGCCCATCGAAGCCGTCTCGCAAGCCAGCGCCAACCAGCGCAAGGGCCGTTGCGGCCGGGTCGAGCCGGGCATCTGCGTGCGCCTGTACAGCGAGGAAGACTTCAACGGCCGCCCGGCCTTCACCGATCCGGAAATCCTGCGCACCAACCTCGCGGCGGTGATCCTGCAGATGCTGCACCTGCGCCTGGGTGACATCGAGGCCTTCCCCTTCATCGAGCCGCCGGACGGCAAGGCGATCAACGACGGCTTCACCCTGCTGCAGGAGCTCTCGGCGGTGAACCGCGAGGGCCAGCTGGCGCCGCTGGGCCGCCAGCTGGCGCGCCTGCCCATCGACCCGCGGCTGGGCCGCATGCTGCTGGAAGCGGCGCAACTGGGCAGCCTGCCCGAAGTGCTCACCGTGGCCAGCGCGCTGTCCGTGCAGGACCCGCGCGAGCGGCCGATGGACCGCCAGCAGGCCGCCGACCAGGCCCACGCGCAGTGGAAGGACCCGGACTCGGACTTCGCGGCGCTGATCAACCTCTGGCGCGGCTTCGAGGAGCAGCGCCAGGCGCTGGGCTCCAACCCGCTGCGCAACTGGTGCCGGAAGAACTTCCTGAATTACCTGCGCCTTCGCGAATGGCGCGATGCGCACCGCCAGCTGACGCTGATCTGCCGCGAACTGCAGCTGCCCTTCGGCTCCAAATCTGACGGCGCCCAGCGCAAGAACGAGCCCGCTCGCGCGCAGGCCACGCAGCACGACAACCGTGGCCGTCAGCCGGTCGCCAAGGCGGACGAGCCGAAGGCCCGTGACATCGACTACGCCGCCGTGCACAAGGCGATCCTCTCCGGCCTGCTCAGCCAGATAGGCCAGAAGGCGGAGGAGGGCGATTACCTCGGCGCGCGCCAGAGGCGTTTCTGGATTCACCCCTCCAGCGTGATCGGTCGCAAGAAGCCGCAATGGATCATGGCCGCCGAGCTGGTGGAGACCACCAAGCTGTTTGCCCGCATGGTCGCGAAGATCGAGCCGGACTGGCTGGAGCCGCTGGCCGGGCACCTGGTGAAGAAAAACTACCTGGAGCCGCACTGGGAAAAACGCCGTGGCCAGGTGGTGGCCTACGAGCAGGTCACCCTCTACGGCCTGATCATCATCGGCCGTCGCCCGGTGAACTACGGCCCGATCGACGCGCCGGTGTCCCGCGAGATGTTCATCCGCGAGGCGCTGGTGCGTGGCGAGATCAACAGCCGCGCCAAGTGCCTGGCAGCCAACCGCCAGTTGCTGGAGAAGCTCGACGAGCTGGAAGCCAAGGCACGCCGGCGCGACATCCTCGCCGACGAGGAAACCCTGTTCGCCTACTACGACGAGCGCCTGCCGGCGGACATCTGCCAGTCCGCCAGCTTCGAGAAGTGGTACGAGCGTGAGCACAAGCAGCAGCCGGACCTGCTGATCATGCGCGAGGAAGACGTCCTCGCCCGCGACGCCAGCGAAGTCACCGCCGGCCTCTACCCGGACCGCCTGCGCCTGGGCGACCTGCAGCTGCCGCTCACCTACCACTTCGAGCCCGGCCACGTGCGCGACGGCGTGACCGTGCGCGTGCCGGCTCCGCTGCTGCCGCAGCTGCCCGCCGAACGCCTGGAATGGCTGGTGCCGGGGCTGCTGGAGGCCAAGTGCATCGAGCTGGTGCGCAGCCTGCCGAAGGCGATCCGCAAGAATTTCGTGCCGGTGCCGGACTTCGTCCGCGCCGCGCTGGGCAAGATGGTCTTCGCCGAGGGCGGGTTGTCCGAATCCCTCGGCCGCGAGCTGCAGCGCATGACCGGCAGCCGCGTACCGGAAGAAGCCTGGGCGGAGGCCGAGACTCAGGTGGAAAGCCACCTGCGGATGAACATCGAAGTGGTCGACGCCCGTGGCAAGTTCCTCGGCGAAGGCCGCGACCTCGTTGAACTCACCGCGCGCTTCGCCGAGGCCAGCCAGGCCGCGCTGGCGATCCCGCAGGCGGACAAGCCGCAGAAGCCGGTGGAAGCCAAGGGCTTTGGCGAAGTCGCGGAGAAGCTCCAGCAGAAGGTCGCCGGGCTGTCGATGACGGTCTACCCGGCGCTGGTGGAAGAGGCCGGCGTGGTGAAGGAAAACCGTTTCCCGACCCAGGCCGAGGCCGACTACCAGCACCGCCGCGCCCTGCAGCGCCTGCTGCTGCAACAGCTCGCGGAGCCGGCCAAGTTCCTGCGCAGCAAGCTGCCGGGCCAGACCGACATGGGCCTGCTCTACCGCGAACTGGGCCGCGTCGAGTCGCTGGTGGAGGACATCCTGCTGGCCAGCCTGGAGAGCGCCATTCTCGACGGCGAAAGCAACCTGCCGCGCGATGGCGCCGGGCTCGCGTCGCTGGCCGAGAAGAAGCGCGGCGCCTGGACCGAACACGCCGAGCGCATCGCCCGTCTGACCCTGGAAATCCTCAAGCTCTGGCACGGCCTGCAGAAGCGCTTCAAAGGCAAGGTCGACCTAGCCATGACGGTGCCGCTGAACGACGTGAAGGGGCAGCTGGCCAAGCTGGTCTACCCAGGCTTCGTCCGCGATACGCCGCTGGAATGGCTGAAGGAATACCCGCGCTACCTGAAGGCGGTCGAGCAGCGTCTGGACAAGGTCGCCGGGCAGGTCCAGCGCGACCGCGTGTGGAGCGGCGAGATGGCCGGCTACTGGGAACAGTACTCGGCGCGCCTGGCCAAGCACGCCCAGGAAGGCAAGCGCGACCCGGAACTGGTGATGTACCGCTGGATGCTGGAGGAATACCGCGTCTCGCTGTTCGCCCAGCAATTGGGGACGAAGGTGCCGGTGTCGGACAAGCGCCTGTCGAAGCAGTGGAGCCAGGTCGAGGCCTGA
- a CDS encoding methyl-accepting chemotaxis protein, producing MNTALRLRAKVLLLAIVPILLLTLLLCAISTVALKQLASQQEAQIRENLTQDREAQLKNFVDVALAAVGPVYQAATQGDAQAREQGIAILKRLEYGKGGYFWGYDTRSVRVFQGTSDERLGEDFSTYRDPNGVYAIRELVAAGQSGQHYVRYSFTLPGGNAIVPKIGYAHFLPKWNLVFGTSLNLDDVEREVKEAGAAFDAKIDNLLLLMGGAALALLVVIGVLAGLFSRTIVQPIVQVRDNLDDMAAGDGNLTHRLNLGRHDELGELAGSFNRFVEKIHVLVQQVAGTTQQLSGLVGDVAQQAQRSERAMDGQRHETDQVATAINEMTAAAQEVARSAQQAADAAQQTDREGQAAKREVDLCVAQINDLAGEVRSSSDSLDTLRQDVQGIVGVLEVIRSIAEQTNLLALNAAIEAARAGEAGRGFAVVADEVRALASRTQQSTGEIQQMIDRLRGTTEGSVSAMQRASDMAERTRGQANQAGQSLDAIAQLIGTINSMNAQIASAAEEQTAVAEEINRSVHQIAGGVDSVADDAAKGARTATELNGLGERLRQLVGQFRI from the coding sequence TTGAACACTGCCCTCCGTTTGCGCGCCAAGGTCCTGCTCCTGGCCATCGTGCCGATCCTCCTCCTGACCCTGCTGTTGTGCGCCATTTCCACTGTTGCCCTGAAGCAGCTGGCGAGCCAGCAGGAAGCGCAGATCCGCGAGAACCTCACTCAGGACCGCGAAGCCCAGCTGAAGAACTTCGTCGACGTGGCGCTGGCTGCCGTCGGCCCGGTCTACCAGGCCGCCACCCAGGGTGATGCCCAGGCGCGCGAACAGGGCATCGCGATCCTCAAGCGCCTCGAGTACGGCAAGGGCGGCTACTTCTGGGGCTACGACACCCGCTCCGTGCGCGTCTTCCAGGGCACCAGCGACGAGCGCCTGGGCGAGGACTTCAGCACCTATCGCGATCCCAATGGCGTCTACGCCATCCGCGAGCTGGTGGCGGCGGGTCAGAGTGGCCAGCATTACGTGCGCTACAGCTTCACGCTGCCGGGCGGCAACGCCATCGTGCCGAAGATCGGCTATGCCCACTTCCTGCCCAAGTGGAATTTGGTGTTCGGCACCTCGCTGAACCTCGACGACGTCGAGCGTGAAGTGAAGGAGGCCGGCGCCGCCTTCGACGCCAAGATCGACAACCTGCTGCTGCTCATGGGCGGCGCGGCGCTGGCGCTGCTGGTGGTGATCGGCGTGCTCGCCGGGCTGTTCAGCCGCACCATCGTCCAGCCTATCGTGCAGGTGCGCGACAACCTCGACGACATGGCCGCCGGAGACGGCAACCTGACTCACCGCCTGAACCTCGGTCGCCATGACGAGCTGGGCGAGCTGGCCGGCTCGTTCAACCGTTTCGTCGAGAAGATCCATGTACTGGTCCAGCAGGTCGCCGGTACCACCCAGCAGTTGTCCGGGCTGGTGGGCGACGTGGCCCAGCAGGCGCAGCGCTCCGAACGCGCGATGGATGGCCAGCGCCACGAGACCGACCAGGTCGCCACCGCCATCAACGAGATGACCGCCGCCGCCCAGGAAGTGGCGCGTAGCGCGCAACAGGCGGCCGATGCCGCTCAGCAGACCGACCGCGAAGGCCAGGCGGCCAAGCGAGAAGTGGACCTGTGCGTCGCGCAGATCAACGACCTGGCGGGTGAGGTGCGCAGCAGCAGCGACTCCCTCGACACCCTGCGCCAGGATGTTCAGGGCATCGTCGGCGTGCTGGAAGTGATCCGTTCCATTGCCGAGCAGACCAATCTGCTGGCGCTCAACGCCGCCATCGAAGCCGCCCGTGCCGGCGAGGCCGGACGTGGTTTCGCCGTGGTCGCCGACGAAGTCCGCGCCCTGGCCAGCCGCACCCAGCAGAGCACCGGGGAAATCCAGCAGATGATCGACCGCCTGCGCGGCACCACGGAAGGCTCGGTGAGTGCCATGCAGCGCGCCAGCGACATGGCCGAGCGCACCCGTGGCCAGGCCAACCAGGCCGGCCAGTCGCTGGACGCCATCGCCCAGCTGATCGGCACCATCAACTCGATGAACGCGCAGATCGCCAGCGCCGCCGAGGAGCAGACCGCGGTGGCCGAGGAGATCAACCGCAGCGTGCACCAGATTGCCGGCGGCGTGGACAGCGTGGCGGACGACGCGGCCAAGGGCGCGCGCACCGCGACCGAACTGAACGGGCTGGGAGAGCGCCTGCGCCAGCTGGTCGGCCAGTTCCGCATCTGA
- the fadD1 gene encoding long-chain-fatty-acid--CoA ligase FadD1 translates to MTDNFWKDKYPVGIAAEINADQYPNILAVLKESCQRFADKPAFSNLGKTLTYGEMYKLSGDFAAYLQQNTDLKPGDRIAVQLPNVLQYPVVVFGAMRAGLVVVNTNPLYTAREMEHQFNDSGAKALVCLANMAHLAEEVLPKTGIRNVIVTEVGDMLPPLKRFIVNFVVRNIKKMVPAYNIPNAQKLTDVLAKGRGKAVKEVSPHNDDVAVLQYTGGTTGVAKGAMLTHRNLVANMLQCKALMGANLNEGCEILITPLPLYHIYAFTFHCMAMMLTGNHNILVTNPRDLASMVKELSQWKFTGFVGLNTLFVGLCNNEGFRKLDFSALKLTLSGGMALQQAAAERWKDVTGCAICEGYGMTETSPVVSVNPFQNIQIGTIGIPVPSTQCKVISDDGQDLPLGERGELCVKGPQVMKGYWQRQEATDEILDKDGWLRTGDIAIIQEDGYMRIVDRKKDMILVSGFNVYPNELEDVLATLPGVLQCAAIGIPDEKSGEAIKVFVVSKPGVTLTKEQVMQHMHDNLTGYKRPKSVEFRDSLPTTNVGKILRRELRDEELKKIRA, encoded by the coding sequence ATGACCGACAATTTCTGGAAGGACAAATACCCAGTGGGGATCGCTGCCGAGATCAACGCTGACCAGTACCCGAACATCCTCGCGGTACTCAAAGAATCCTGCCAACGTTTTGCAGACAAGCCTGCCTTCAGCAACCTGGGCAAGACCCTGACCTACGGTGAGATGTACAAGCTCTCCGGGGACTTCGCCGCCTACCTGCAACAGAACACCGATCTCAAGCCCGGCGACCGCATCGCCGTGCAGCTGCCCAACGTGCTCCAGTACCCGGTCGTGGTCTTCGGCGCCATGCGCGCCGGCCTGGTCGTGGTCAACACCAACCCGCTGTACACCGCGCGGGAAATGGAACACCAGTTCAACGACTCCGGCGCCAAGGCGCTGGTGTGCCTGGCGAACATGGCGCACCTGGCCGAGGAAGTGCTGCCCAAGACCGGCATCCGCAACGTCATCGTCACCGAAGTGGGTGACATGCTGCCGCCGCTCAAGCGCTTCATCGTCAATTTCGTGGTCAGGAACATCAAGAAGATGGTTCCGGCCTACAACATCCCCAATGCGCAGAAACTCACCGATGTCCTGGCCAAGGGCCGTGGCAAGGCGGTGAAGGAAGTCTCGCCGCACAACGACGACGTCGCCGTGCTGCAGTACACCGGTGGCACCACCGGCGTGGCCAAGGGCGCGATGCTGACCCACCGCAACCTGGTCGCCAACATGCTGCAGTGCAAGGCACTGATGGGCGCCAACCTCAACGAAGGTTGCGAGATCCTCATCACCCCGCTGCCGCTGTACCACATCTACGCCTTCACCTTCCATTGCATGGCGATGATGCTCACCGGCAACCACAACATCCTGGTGACCAACCCGCGCGACCTGGCCAGCATGGTCAAGGAACTCTCGCAGTGGAAGTTCACCGGCTTCGTCGGCCTGAACACCCTGTTCGTCGGCCTGTGCAACAACGAAGGCTTCCGCAAGCTGGACTTCTCCGCACTGAAGCTGACCCTCTCCGGCGGCATGGCCCTGCAACAGGCCGCTGCCGAGCGCTGGAAGGACGTCACCGGCTGCGCCATCTGCGAAGGTTACGGCATGACCGAAACCAGCCCGGTGGTCTCGGTAAACCCGTTCCAGAACATCCAGATCGGCACCATCGGCATCCCGGTTCCGTCGACCCAGTGCAAGGTCATCAGCGATGACGGCCAGGACCTGCCGCTGGGCGAGCGCGGCGAGCTGTGCGTCAAGGGCCCGCAGGTGATGAAGGGCTACTGGCAGCGCCAGGAAGCCACCGACGAGATCCTCGACAAGGACGGCTGGCTGCGTACCGGCGATATCGCGATCATCCAGGAAGACGGCTACATGCGTATCGTCGACCGCAAGAAGGACATGATCCTGGTGTCGGGCTTCAACGTTTACCCCAACGAGCTGGAAGACGTGCTCGCCACCCTGCCGGGCGTGCTGCAGTGCGCCGCCATCGGCATCCCGGACGAGAAGTCCGGCGAGGCGATCAAGGTCTTCGTGGTGTCCAAGCCGGGCGTCACCCTGACCAAGGAGCAAGTCATGCAGCACATGCACGACAACCTCACCGGTTACAAGCGTCCCAAGTCCGTGGAGTTCCGCGACAGCCTGCCGACCACCAACGTCGGCAAGATCCTGCGCCGCGAATTGCGCGACGAAGAGCTCAAGAAGATCAGGGCTTAA
- a CDS encoding YdcH family protein, translated as MFPEYREKITRLKAEDPHFAKLFHSHNDLDQEIKNMEAGITPASHDTIEALKKQKLQLKDDLYEILRKKEGCCGGCGG; from the coding sequence ATGTTTCCCGAATACCGCGAAAAGATTACCCGCCTGAAAGCCGAAGACCCGCATTTCGCCAAGCTCTTCCATAGCCACAACGATCTCGACCAGGAGATCAAGAACATGGAAGCCGGCATCACCCCTGCCTCCCACGACACCATCGAGGCGCTGAAGAAGCAGAAGCTGCAGCTCAAGGACGACCTCTACGAGATCCTCCGCAAGAAGGAAGGTTGCTGTGGCGGCTGCGGCGGTTGA